One genomic window of Octopus bimaculoides isolate UCB-OBI-ISO-001 chromosome 2, ASM119413v2, whole genome shotgun sequence includes the following:
- the LOC128247058 gene encoding craniofacial development protein 2-like, whose product MNSAKCELSFQVHDTAVPRPRVSRAHTSHTLRVGTLNVGTLKGRSGEIVEMLERRCVDLCCLQEVRWRGGSTRFLTGKEHRYKIFWAGNTYRVGGVSILLAEKWVDKVIEVVSVCDRILKIILVPQHGLATIISAYASQLGLPDGLKDRFYDTLLQTTSLTNDRDILFVAGDFNGHVGQHSGGFYGVHGGYGFGSHNEEGTRLLEFCDANDLMVCKSNFRKPANHLFTYRSGRHTSQIDYILTRKRERWLLINAKSFPGEECTPQHRLVVSDFRIRAKWLRRR is encoded by the coding sequence atgaattctgccaaatgtgagctttcttttcaggtacatgacactgctgtaCCCCGTCCCAGGGTCTCACGGGCTCACACttcccacaccctcagggttggtactctcaacgtcggcacactaaaaggtaggtctggtgagattgttgagatgcttgaacggagatgtgtcgatttgtgctgcctccaagaagtaaggtggagaggaggttccactaggttcctcacaggcaaagaacacaggtacaagattttctgggcagggaacacataCAGGGTCGGGGGCGTGAgtatacttcttgcggagaaatgggttgataaggtaatcgaggtagtcagtgTCTGtgacagaatacttaagattataTTGGTGCCGcaacatgggttagcaaccattatctcagcctatgctTCTCAGCTGGGGCTACCTGATGGGCTGAAAGACcgattctatgacaccctcttgcagactacctcgttgacgaatgacagggacattctctttgtggctggtgacttcaatggacatgttggacaacattcagggggcttctatggcgtacatggaggctatggttttggttcccacaatgaggagggaaccaggctgctggagttctgcgatgcaaatgatcttatggtttgcaagtctaacttcaggaaacctgccaatcacctattcacctaccgatctggtagacacactagtcaaattgactacatcctcaccagaaaaagagaaagatggctgcttataaatgccaaaagcttcccaggcgaagaatgtaccccacaacatagactagtagttagtgacttcaggatcagggctaagtggttgcgcAGAAGatga